From Ammoniphilus oxalaticus, one genomic window encodes:
- a CDS encoding PLP-dependent aminotransferase family protein — protein sequence MRYPFADRVKKFKSSAVRDILSVIQKGDVISFAGGMPFEDFFPNEAVERAFSKVFQSGKSSMQYGLTEGFMPLRELLSDQLKQQSMRFDAENILLTTGSQQAIDLFSRAMLSPGDVVLTEDPTYLAALQVFQSYEAEIIAVESDEDGMDPDDLEQKMRQYRPKFVYIVPTFSNPEGKVWSAERRQLLLNLAQRFNVLIFEDDPYGEIKFDDQKEFTPIAAFDEEGTHVVYTSTISKTVVPALRIGWVAGPYQVIRMMAQVKQCSDLHSSSIDQQALYYLLQDFDLKGHIRMLREEYYKRMVIMQDYLKKIESDSISWIEPQGGMFLWVTLGEQVDTTVLLMDAIKEGVAYVPGAPFYVANPRVNTLRLNFTHATPELIQLGMDRLTTVLNRLQPGNESPPIL from the coding sequence ATGAGATACCCTTTCGCCGATCGAGTCAAGAAGTTTAAGTCTTCTGCTGTGCGAGATATTCTAAGTGTCATTCAAAAAGGGGATGTCATTTCGTTTGCCGGCGGGATGCCATTCGAAGATTTCTTTCCGAATGAAGCAGTCGAGCGGGCTTTTAGCAAGGTTTTTCAATCTGGGAAAAGTTCAATGCAGTATGGTTTAACAGAAGGATTTATGCCGTTGCGGGAACTGCTTAGTGATCAACTAAAGCAACAGTCGATGCGTTTTGACGCGGAGAATATTTTGTTAACGACCGGTTCGCAACAAGCGATCGACTTGTTTAGTCGGGCCATGCTTTCGCCTGGCGATGTTGTTTTAACAGAGGATCCGACCTATTTAGCCGCGTTGCAGGTGTTTCAGTCGTATGAAGCTGAAATCATCGCGGTTGAAAGCGATGAAGATGGGATGGATCCCGATGATTTAGAACAAAAAATGAGGCAATACCGTCCGAAATTTGTTTATATTGTACCGACTTTTTCAAACCCTGAAGGAAAGGTATGGAGCGCGGAACGTCGGCAATTATTGCTAAATTTAGCGCAGCGATTTAACGTATTGATCTTTGAAGACGATCCGTATGGTGAAATCAAGTTTGATGATCAAAAAGAGTTTACGCCGATTGCCGCTTTTGATGAAGAAGGGACACATGTCGTCTACACGAGCACCATCTCTAAGACCGTCGTGCCCGCTTTGCGAATTGGATGGGTAGCAGGGCCTTACCAAGTGATTCGGATGATGGCTCAAGTGAAGCAATGTTCCGACCTTCATTCAAGTTCAATTGATCAACAAGCGCTGTACTACCTGTTGCAAGATTTTGATCTAAAAGGGCATATCCGCATGTTGCGCGAAGAATATTACAAGCGGATGGTTATCATGCAAGATTATCTGAAAAAGATTGAATCGGATTCCATTTCTTGGATTGAACCGCAAGGCGGAATGTTTCTTTGGGTTACGTTAGGGGAACAAGTTGATACGACCGTGTTGTTAATGGACGCCATTAAAGAAGGAGTCGCGTATGTGCCGGGGGCTCCCTTTTACGTGGCGAATCCACGGGTTAATACGTTGCGCCTCAACTTTACGCACGCTACTCCTGAGCTGATCCAACTCGGGATGGATCGTTTAACAACGGTTTTGAATCGTCTGCAACCCGGAAATGAGTCCCCGCCCATTTTGTAG